Proteins from a single region of Equus asinus isolate D_3611 breed Donkey chromosome 17, EquAss-T2T_v2, whole genome shotgun sequence:
- the LOC123275610 gene encoding proteoglycan 3-like gives MKCPLLLPLLLLGTVAALHLESDDPHLDIRETQADLMQDVEGSGEQEGELALTEEVIQSEGEEAEASTNQDTFEDDQAMESDPAALGEDLQCPREEETIELHHPGCKTCRYRLVRTPRRFNQAQNVCRRCYRGNLVSIHSYHLNYRLQCSVRGINQGQVWIGGIRRGWCWRRRFRWTDGSRWNFSYWTSGQPRNGRGRCVALCTRGGHWRRAPCSRRLPFICSS, from the exons ATGAAAtgccctctgctcctgccccttctcctgcTGGGGACAGTTGCTGCTCTTCATCTGG AGAGTGATGACCCCCATTTGGACATCCGAGAGACACAGGCAGACTTGATGCAGGATGTGGAAGGTtcaggggagcaggagggagagttGGCCCTGACAGAGGAGGTGATCCAGtcagaaggagaggaggctgaggcttCCACCAATCAAGACACCTTTGAGGATGACCAGGCCATGGAGTCGGACCCAGCAGCCCTAGGTGAAGACTTGCAGTGCCCCAGGGAAGAGGAAACAATTGAATTGCACCATCCGGGGTGCAAGACCTGCCGCTACCGCTTGGTGCGAACTCCTAGGAGGTTTAATCAAGCTCAG AATGTCTGCAGGAGGTGCTACCGAGGCAATCTTGTCTCCATACACAGCTACCACTTAAACTATCGCCTCCAGTGCTCAGTCAGGGGTATCAACCAAGGCCAGGTCTGGATTGGAGGCATCAGGAGAGGCTGG TGCTGGCGCAGGAGATTTCGCTGGACTGATGGGAGCCGCTGGAATTTTAGCTACTGGACCTCAGGGCAACCTAGAAATGGGAGAGGCCGCTGCGTGGCTCTATGCACCAGAG GGGGTCACTGGCGAAGAGCTCCTTGCAGCAGGCGTCTGCCCTTCATCTGCTCCTCCTAA
- the PRG2 gene encoding LOW QUALITY PROTEIN: bone marrow proteoglycan (The sequence of the model RefSeq protein was modified relative to this genomic sequence to represent the inferred CDS: substituted 1 base at 1 genomic stop codon): MNLSLFLAVLSGAVSALHLGTETSNFESPLGDEILPXDGEIPDHGTMEDPREGLTLLEEEEEGGSGGEDAPEEEGAVKSVSALEEVDKDFQCPKEEDTVKQVSIPGCKTCCFVVVVRAMTFSQAQYTWQRCYRGKLVSIHNLNFPYHIQCSARSVSQGQVWI, encoded by the exons ATGAATCTCTCCCTATTTCTGGCTGTTCTATCCGGGGCAGTTTCAGCTCTTCATCTGG GGACTGAAACATCCAACTTTGAGAGCCCCTTGGGAGATGAGATCCTGCCTTAGGATGGGGAGATTCCAGACCACGGGACAATGGAGGATCCTAGGGAGGGACTGACGctgctggaggaagaggaggagggaggctcTGGAGGTGAAGATGCCCCTGAGGAAGAGGGGGCTGTCAAATCAGTCTCAGCCCTAGAAGAAGTGGACAAAGACTTTCAGTGCCCTAAGGAAGAGGATACAGTCAAACAGGTGAGCATCCCTGGATGCAAGACCTGCTGCTTTGTTGTGGTGGTGAGAGCCATGACTTTTAGTCAAGCTCAG TATACTTGGCAGAGGTGCTACAGGGGCAAACTTGTCTCTATCCATAACCTCAACTTTCCCTACCACATCCAGTGCTCAGCCAGAAGTGTCAGCCAGGGTCAAGTCTGGATTTGA